A single Micromonospora sp. CCTCC AA 2012012 DNA region contains:
- a CDS encoding fibronectin type III domain-containing protein: MSDPFPLSVAQQQALALRSAGDLTTARQLLEAAVESARPVYGEDHQEVLENALLLARLHHEADDPTAARRVLEETYAAGERRRGEADPVMLAVSYDLAVVAEELGNRHEARRAYTRVATAGPAVLGPEHPAVRNARDFLGESAPGAQAELTGPTMSLPAVPAPRAPHTVPPAPPSPVVPAPRPAPPATEWAPPGYAVPPQPRPPVTPVAAPVPDPSPWAPPATTIPPSTVGSPEPTPAPPPPRPTASASPAGPSPSPAGPTAPPPVSPAPPPPAGATAPTPVRPTAPPPPAAGPTTAPLADVPATTPVSPGRPGGQGGQPAPGWAKPTIPVQQIAPLLREEAEPTAPAAIPLASPLPPPPPVSPRPDPPLPPPPAAPPLPHAAPVSAAPTSGPPFPSPVSGPPAAPHSVSGPPATPYPTSGPPATPYPTSGPPATPYPTSGPPAAPYPTSGPPATPYPTSGPPAAPYPTSGPPATQSVSGPPATPYPTSGPPATPYQVSGPPATPYPTSGPPAAPYQASGVPGGEPGVPPHLGDGLPGGSPPVGGASSWASTTPGWSGAAPSPIGQHGGWPASDQQEPFDGAATYPGWSTVAQQPAYPTGEPAPRGRNRAVIAAGVAVAAVAAVVGAGVVVVGGNDPAPAPAAGPTGAAPKATGAPPGEVKLRDDSTTITITWTDPTGGGVPFMVAGGRAGQRLGVMATVDPGQTSYTVNGLNARLDYCFTVLAVYSTDSFATSGQVCTQREGRRSPG, from the coding sequence GTGTCCGACCCCTTCCCGCTGAGCGTCGCCCAACAGCAAGCGCTCGCCCTGCGCTCCGCCGGTGACCTGACCACCGCCCGCCAGCTGCTCGAAGCGGCGGTCGAGTCGGCCCGCCCGGTGTACGGGGAGGACCACCAGGAGGTGTTGGAGAACGCGCTCCTGCTGGCCCGGCTGCACCACGAGGCGGACGACCCGACGGCCGCACGCCGGGTGCTGGAGGAGACGTACGCCGCCGGGGAGCGTCGGCGCGGCGAGGCCGACCCGGTGATGCTGGCGGTCAGCTACGACCTGGCCGTCGTGGCGGAGGAACTGGGCAACCGGCACGAGGCCCGCCGCGCCTACACCCGCGTCGCCACCGCCGGGCCCGCCGTGCTCGGTCCCGAGCATCCCGCCGTACGCAACGCCCGCGACTTCCTCGGCGAGAGCGCACCCGGAGCGCAGGCGGAGCTGACCGGGCCGACCATGTCCCTGCCGGCCGTTCCCGCTCCCCGTGCCCCGCACACCGTCCCGCCGGCCCCACCCTCACCCGTCGTCCCCGCCCCCCGGCCCGCGCCGCCGGCCACGGAATGGGCACCCCCGGGGTACGCGGTCCCGCCGCAGCCCCGACCACCGGTGACCCCGGTCGCCGCGCCGGTCCCCGACCCGTCGCCCTGGGCACCGCCAGCCACGACGATCCCACCCTCGACCGTCGGCAGCCCCGAGCCGACCCCTGCCCCTCCCCCACCCCGCCCCACCGCATCCGCGTCACCGGCAGGCCCGTCACCGTCACCCGCAGGCCCCACCGCACCGCCACCCGTCAGCCCCGCCCCACCTCCGCCCGCAGGTGCCACCGCGCCGACGCCGGTCCGGCCGACCGCACCTCCACCGCCGGCGGCGGGGCCCACGACCGCCCCCTTGGCGGATGTCCCGGCCACGACGCCGGTGAGCCCGGGCAGGCCGGGTGGGCAGGGAGGTCAGCCCGCACCGGGCTGGGCGAAGCCCACGATCCCGGTGCAGCAGATCGCCCCGCTGCTGCGGGAGGAGGCGGAACCAACCGCCCCGGCGGCGATCCCACTCGCGTCACCGCTGCCCCCACCTCCTCCGGTCAGCCCACGCCCGGACCCGCCGCTCCCTCCGCCGCCGGCAGCGCCCCCGCTCCCACACGCGGCACCCGTCAGCGCAGCCCCGACCAGCGGACCGCCCTTCCCGTCTCCCGTCAGCGGACCACCGGCAGCGCCGCACTCCGTCAGCGGACCACCCGCGACGCCGTACCCAACCAGCGGACCACCCGCGACGCCGTACCCCACCAGCGGACCACCCGCGACGCCGTACCCAACCAGCGGACCACCCGCAGCGCCCTACCCGACCAGCGGACCACCCGCGACGCCGTACCCCACCAGCGGACCACCCGCAGCGCCCTACCCGACCAGCGGACCACCCGCGACGCAGTCCGTCAGCGGACCACCCGCGACGCCGTACCCCACCAGCGGACCACCGGCGACGCCGTACCAGGTCAGCGGACCACCCGCGACGCCGTACCCCACCAGCGGACCACCGGCAGCGCCGTACCAGGCCAGCGGAGTGCCCGGCGGCGAACCGGGCGTGCCGCCGCACCTCGGTGACGGGCTGCCAGGTGGGTCGCCGCCGGTCGGCGGGGCCTCGTCGTGGGCTTCGACCACGCCGGGCTGGAGCGGGGCTGCTCCGAGCCCGATCGGGCAGCACGGCGGCTGGCCGGCGTCCGACCAGCAGGAACCATTCGACGGCGCGGCGACGTACCCGGGCTGGTCGACGGTCGCGCAGCAGCCGGCGTACCCGACGGGGGAGCCCGCGCCGCGCGGCCGCAACCGGGCGGTCATCGCCGCCGGTGTCGCGGTGGCCGCGGTGGCCGCCGTGGTCGGCGCGGGCGTGGTGGTGGTGGGCGGGAACGACCCGGCGCCCGCCCCGGCGGCCGGACCGACCGGCGCGGCGCCGAAGGCGACCGGCGCGCCCCCGGGCGAGGTGAAGCTACGCGACGACAGCACCACCATCACCATCACCTGGACGGACCCGACCGGCGGCGGGGTGCCGTTCATGGTGGCCGGCGGTCGGGCCGGGCAGCGGCTGGGC
- a CDS encoding AbrB/MazE/SpoVT family DNA-binding domain-containing protein — MYGLAAIDNSGRIADRTLIRALGWEPGTRLHVREVSSVIVVRLDRQGVFTVTGQGHLHLPAAVRHWCGLTAGDRVLLAANPADGLLTVHPPAALDAMVVAAHADLLGGGQA; from the coding sequence GTGTACGGGCTGGCTGCCATCGATAACAGCGGTCGAATCGCCGACCGTACGCTCATCCGGGCCCTCGGATGGGAGCCGGGCACGCGGCTGCACGTCCGCGAGGTCTCCAGCGTCATCGTCGTCCGGCTGGACCGGCAGGGCGTCTTCACCGTCACTGGACAAGGCCATCTCCACCTGCCGGCGGCTGTCCGGCACTGGTGCGGGCTGACCGCCGGTGACCGGGTGCTCCTGGCCGCCAACCCGGCTGACGGCCTACTGACGGTGCATCCTCCCGCCGCCCTGGATGCGATGGTCGTGGCGGCTCACGCAGACCTGCTGGGCGGTGGCCAGGCATGA
- a CDS encoding tyrosine-type recombinase/integrase, whose product MSDTTVGRAELDAARLLLARMGISPADLVDAASDRPPAPTFAEYVPVVAAAVSDGTRRAYGSYWKRVLKQWGQRRLDEPTPSEIEQLAEYTKAHVVARRNARGGRSAAEHLIAALRCLCRRAVADVNVAAADNPALKVAKPRRLPSTRRAVADSSLAEINAVAASTGDDPALDSLLLRLHTETACRRGGALALRPVDLDPDQCLILLREKGDTVRWQPVSPTLMRHLQQHAEERKATGTGQLLRYRNRQPITYRRYDHLWVRIGEHLPWVYVQQISTHWLRHTTLTWVERNFGYAVARAYAGHSDSGSDAGTTSTYVRASLQEVAGALAALTHEPHPLA is encoded by the coding sequence ATGAGTGACACCACCGTTGGCCGGGCGGAACTCGATGCCGCGCGGTTGTTGCTGGCGCGGATGGGGATCTCGCCGGCTGACCTCGTTGATGCGGCGTCGGACCGTCCACCCGCGCCAACGTTCGCCGAGTACGTGCCGGTGGTAGCGGCGGCGGTCAGCGACGGTACGCGGCGGGCGTACGGCTCGTACTGGAAGCGGGTCCTGAAGCAGTGGGGGCAGCGGCGGCTTGATGAACCGACACCGTCGGAGATCGAGCAGCTCGCCGAGTACACCAAGGCGCACGTCGTGGCCCGGCGCAACGCCCGAGGCGGACGAAGCGCCGCGGAGCACCTGATCGCCGCGCTGCGGTGCCTGTGCAGGCGGGCGGTCGCCGATGTGAACGTCGCTGCGGCCGATAACCCTGCTCTCAAGGTGGCCAAGCCGCGGCGTCTGCCCAGCACCAGACGTGCCGTTGCCGACAGCAGCTTGGCGGAGATCAACGCCGTCGCTGCCAGTACGGGCGATGACCCGGCGCTGGACAGTCTGCTGCTGCGGCTGCACACCGAGACGGCGTGCCGCCGGGGCGGTGCGCTGGCTCTGCGGCCGGTCGACCTGGACCCGGACCAGTGCCTCATCCTGCTGCGGGAGAAGGGCGACACGGTGCGGTGGCAGCCGGTGTCACCGACGCTGATGAGGCATCTGCAGCAGCATGCCGAGGAACGTAAGGCGACGGGAACGGGGCAGCTGCTGCGTTACCGGAACAGGCAGCCGATCACCTACCGGCGCTACGACCACCTGTGGGTGCGCATCGGCGAACACCTGCCGTGGGTCTATGTGCAGCAGATCAGCACCCACTGGCTGCGGCACACAACGCTGACGTGGGTCGAGCGGAACTTCGGCTACGCCGTGGCACGCGCGTACGCTGGGCACTCCGACAGTGGCAGCGACGCCGGTACCACCAGTACTTACGTCCGGGCGAGTCTCCAGGAAGTCGCCGGTGCTCTAGCGGCTTTGACCCACGAGCCTCATCCCTTGGCTTGA